The Trichoderma atroviride chromosome 5, complete sequence genome contains a region encoding:
- a CDS encoding uncharacterized protein (TransMembrane:5 (o77-96i134-153o278-297i329-351o363-384i)), whose translation MYQNLVAGTCSVSLFYLVGLFDLWDGIVTLLISAGGTYAIAKYLRASPYMPWIGFVFVMGHMSVSHIYRQMNNDPSVVDITGAQMVLVMKLSAFCWNVADGQLPADQLTESQQSRALKELPPLVDYAAYVLFFPSLFAGPAFDYAEYHRWIDTSMFDVPAQVDPAKKPPVRKKRKIPRSGTPATIKAVTGLVWIGLFVALSGRYSPTLVPTEAFAERSFLQRIWYIHMASLVTRFKFYGVWALTEGACILTGLGYNGVDPVTGKVSWNRLQNVDAWSVEFAQNPRAYLAGWNMNTNNWLRNYIYLRVTPRGKKPGFRASMTTFVTSAFWHGFYPGYYLSFMLASLIQTSAKNFRRHVRPFFLDPITGGPTPKKKYYDFATYLVTQLTFTFTTLPFLILGFGDSLRAWANVNFYAFAWTLAAMAFFASPGKVVLKKKLEARQGKASARLKRSISSESLSGKEPILGISKEPDEDLAEAVSEFRAEIAALQKRKTR comes from the exons ATGTACCAAAACCTTGTTGCCGGAACATGTAGTGTCTCGCTCTTTTACCTTGTTGGTCTGTTCGATTTGTGGGATGGCATCGTCACGCTCCTTATCAGCGCTGGCGGTACCTACGCCATTGCAAAGTACCTACGCGCCAGCCCGTATATGCCGTGGATCGGCTTCGTCTTCGTTATGGGGCACATGTCCGTCAGCCACATCTACCGCCAGATGAACAACGACCCGTCCGTCGTCGATATTACAGGGGCCCAGATGGTTCTCGTCATGAAGCTTTCGGCCTTTTGCTGGAACGTGGCCGATGGCCAGCTTCCGGCCGACCAGCTAACCGAGTCCCAGCAGAGCCGGGCCTTGAAAGAGCTGCCCCCGCTGGTCGATTACGCGGCCTACGtgctcttttttccctcacTGTTTGCAGGCCCAGCTTTCGATTACGCCGAGTACCACCGATGGATCGATACGTCCATGTTCGATGTCCCCGCCCAGGTCGACCCAGCGAAGAAGCCTCCCGTGCGTAAGAAGCGCAAGATTCCTCGCAGCGGCACGCCAGCCACCATCAAGGCCGTGACGGGACTGGTCTGGATCGGTCTCTTTGTTGCGCTCTCGGGCAGATACAGCCCTACGCTCGTCCCCACCGAAGCCTTTGCCGAGCGGTCGTTTCTGCAGCGTATCTGGTACATCCATATGGCCAGCTTGGTGACCCGCTTCAAGTTTTATGGCGTATGGGCGCTGACCGAAGGCGCGTGCATTCTCACCGGCCTAGGCTACAACGGCGTCGACCCCGTCACCGGCAAGGTTTCGTGGAATCGGCTCCAAAACGTCGATGCGTGGAGCGTTGAGTTTGCGCAGAATCCGCGCGCATATCTGGCTGGGTGGAACATGAATACGAATAACTGGCTGCGCAACTACATCTACCTGCGGGTCACGCCTCGGGGCAAGAAGCCTGGATTCCGAGCGAGCATGACGACGTTTGTGACGAGCGCTTTCTGGCATGGCTTTTACCCGGGCTATTATCTTAGCTTTATGCTGGCTAGCCTGATTCAAACATCTGCCAAGA ATTTCCGCCGCCACGTCCGCCCCTTTTTCCTCGATCCCATCACCGGCGGTCCGACTCCCAAGAAGAAGTACTACGATTTTGCCACCTATCTCGTCACCCAGCTCACTTTTACCTTTACGACGCTGCCCTTTTTGATTCTCGGCTTCGGCGACTCCCTCCGCGCGTGGGCCAATGTAAACTTTTACGCGTTTGCCTGGACCCttgccgccatggcctttttTGCATCGCCCGGAAAGGtggtgctgaagaagaagctcgaggcTCGCCAGGGCAAGGCTAGTGCCCGCCTGAAGCGGTCCATTAGCAGCGAGAGTTTGTCCGGAAAGGAGCCCATTTTGGGTATTTCGAAGGAGCCGGATGAGGATCTTGCGGAGGCTGTGAGCGAGTTTAGGGCGGAGATTGCGGCGttgcagaagaggaagacgcgGTAA
- a CDS encoding uncharacterized protein (TransMembrane:7 (o14-37i49-68o126-145i183-202o327-346i378-400o412-433i)~BUSCO:EOG092D1A1J), whose protein sequence is MPWIGFVFVMGHMSVSHIYRQMNNDPSVVDITGAQMVLVMKLSAFCWNVADGQLPADQLTESQQSRALKELPPLVDYAAYVLFFPSLFAGPAFDYAEYHRWIDTSMFDVPAQVDPAKKPPVRKKRKIPRSGTPATIKAVTGLVWIGLFVALSGRYSPTLVPTEAFAERSFLQRIWYIHMASLVTRFKFYGVWALTEGACILTGLGYNGVDPVTGKVSWNRLQNVDAWSVEFAQNPRAYLAGWNMNTNNWLRNYIYLRVTPRGKKPGFRASMTTFVTSAFWHGFYPGYYLSFMLASLIQTSAKNFRRHVRPFFLDPITGGPTPKKKYYDFATYLVTQLTFTFTTLPFLILGFGDSLRAWANVNFYAFAWTLAAMAFFASPGKVVLKKKLEARQGKASARLKRSISSESLSGKEPILGISKEPDEDLAEAVSEFRAEIAALQKRKTR, encoded by the exons ATGCCGTGGATCGGCTTCGTCTTCGTTATGGGGCACATGTCCGTCAGCCACATCTACCGCCAGATGAACAACGACCCGTCCGTCGTCGATATTACAGGGGCCCAGATGGTTCTCGTCATGAAGCTTTCGGCCTTTTGCTGGAACGTGGCCGATGGCCAGCTTCCGGCCGACCAGCTAACCGAGTCCCAGCAGAGCCGGGCCTTGAAAGAGCTGCCCCCGCTGGTCGATTACGCGGCCTACGtgctcttttttccctcacTGTTTGCAGGCCCAGCTTTCGATTACGCCGAGTACCACCGATGGATCGATACGTCCATGTTCGATGTCCCCGCCCAGGTCGACCCAGCGAAGAAGCCTCCCGTGCGTAAGAAGCGCAAGATTCCTCGCAGCGGCACGCCAGCCACCATCAAGGCCGTGACGGGACTGGTCTGGATCGGTCTCTTTGTTGCGCTCTCGGGCAGATACAGCCCTACGCTCGTCCCCACCGAAGCCTTTGCCGAGCGGTCGTTTCTGCAGCGTATCTGGTACATCCATATGGCCAGCTTGGTGACCCGCTTCAAGTTTTATGGCGTATGGGCGCTGACCGAAGGCGCGTGCATTCTCACCGGCCTAGGCTACAACGGCGTCGACCCCGTCACCGGCAAGGTTTCGTGGAATCGGCTCCAAAACGTCGATGCGTGGAGCGTTGAGTTTGCGCAGAATCCGCGCGCATATCTGGCTGGGTGGAACATGAATACGAATAACTGGCTGCGCAACTACATCTACCTGCGGGTCACGCCTCGGGGCAAGAAGCCTGGATTCCGAGCGAGCATGACGACGTTTGTGACGAGCGCTTTCTGGCATGGCTTTTACCCGGGCTATTATCTTAGCTTTATGCTGGCTAGCCTGATTCAAACATCTGCCAAGA ATTTCCGCCGCCACGTCCGCCCCTTTTTCCTCGATCCCATCACCGGCGGTCCGACTCCCAAGAAGAAGTACTACGATTTTGCCACCTATCTCGTCACCCAGCTCACTTTTACCTTTACGACGCTGCCCTTTTTGATTCTCGGCTTCGGCGACTCCCTCCGCGCGTGGGCCAATGTAAACTTTTACGCGTTTGCCTGGACCCttgccgccatggcctttttTGCATCGCCCGGAAAGGtggtgctgaagaagaagctcgaggcTCGCCAGGGCAAGGCTAGTGCCCGCCTGAAGCGGTCCATTAGCAGCGAGAGTTTGTCCGGAAAGGAGCCCATTTTGGGTATTTCGAAGGAGCCGGATGAGGATCTTGCGGAGGCTGTGAGCGAGTTTAGGGCGGAGATTGCGGCGttgcagaagaggaagacgcgGTAA
- a CDS encoding uncharacterized protein (TransMembrane:7 (o23-39i51-69o94-113i125-144o171-190i228-247o372-391i)), with protein sequence MLLFLHRPFEALATKLAASPDELKLTFSFLLSYPLAGILKRLPDSKPLRKNIFIILVSLFYLVGLFDLWDGIVTLLISAGGTYAIAKYLRASPYMPWIGFVFVMGHMSVSHIYRQMNNDPSVVDITGAQMVLVMKLSAFCWNVADGQLPADQLTESQQSRALKELPPLVDYAAYVLFFPSLFAGPAFDYAEYHRWIDTSMFDVPAQVDPAKKPPVRKKRKIPRSGTPATIKAVTGLVWIGLFVALSGRYSPTLVPTEAFAERSFLQRIWYIHMASLVTRFKFYGVWALTEGACILTGLGYNGVDPVTGKVSWNRLQNVDAWSVEFAQNPRAYLAGWNMNTNNWLRNYIYLRVTPRGKKPGFRASMTTFVTSAFWHGFYPGYYLSFMLASLIQTSAKSRKSQLCAPFFLLYREYVFLRDPGLLTNYRFPPPRPPLFPRSHHRRSDSQEEVLRFCHLSRHPAHFYLYDAALFDSRLRRLPPRVGQCKLLRVCLDPCRHGLFCIARKGGAEEEARGSPGQG encoded by the exons ATGCTGCTATTTCTTCACCGGC CTTTCGAGGCGCTGGCGACGAAGCTTGCGGCCTCTCCTGACGAAC TCAAGTTGACGTTTTCGTTCCTGCTCTCGTATCCGCTGGCTGGAATCCTCAAGCGCCTGCCGGACTCGAAGCCACTCCGGAAGaatatcttcatcatcct TGTCTCGCTCTTTTACCTTGTTGGTCTGTTCGATTTGTGGGATGGCATCGTCACGCTCCTTATCAGCGCTGGCGGTACCTACGCCATTGCAAAGTACCTACGCGCCAGCCCGTATATGCCGTGGATCGGCTTCGTCTTCGTTATGGGGCACATGTCCGTCAGCCACATCTACCGCCAGATGAACAACGACCCGTCCGTCGTCGATATTACAGGGGCCCAGATGGTTCTCGTCATGAAGCTTTCGGCCTTTTGCTGGAACGTGGCCGATGGCCAGCTTCCGGCCGACCAGCTAACCGAGTCCCAGCAGAGCCGGGCCTTGAAAGAGCTGCCCCCGCTGGTCGATTACGCGGCCTACGtgctcttttttccctcacTGTTTGCAGGCCCAGCTTTCGATTACGCCGAGTACCACCGATGGATCGATACGTCCATGTTCGATGTCCCCGCCCAGGTCGACCCAGCGAAGAAGCCTCCCGTGCGTAAGAAGCGCAAGATTCCTCGCAGCGGCACGCCAGCCACCATCAAGGCCGTGACGGGACTGGTCTGGATCGGTCTCTTTGTTGCGCTCTCGGGCAGATACAGCCCTACGCTCGTCCCCACCGAAGCCTTTGCCGAGCGGTCGTTTCTGCAGCGTATCTGGTACATCCATATGGCCAGCTTGGTGACCCGCTTCAAGTTTTATGGCGTATGGGCGCTGACCGAAGGCGCGTGCATTCTCACCGGCCTAGGCTACAACGGCGTCGACCCCGTCACCGGCAAGGTTTCGTGGAATCGGCTCCAAAACGTCGATGCGTGGAGCGTTGAGTTTGCGCAGAATCCGCGCGCATATCTGGCTGGGTGGAACATGAATACGAATAACTGGCTGCGCAACTACATCTACCTGCGGGTCACGCCTCGGGGCAAGAAGCCTGGATTCCGAGCGAGCATGACGACGTTTGTGACGAGCGCTTTCTGGCATGGCTTTTACCCGGGCTATTATCTTAGCTTTATGCTGGCTAGCCTGATTCAAACATCTGCCAAGAGTAGGAAATCCCAATTATGcgcacctttttttttactttacAGGGAGTATGTCTTTTTGCGGGATCCTGGTTTACTAACCAACTACAGATTTCCGCCGCCACGTCCGCCCCTTTTTCCTCGATCCCATCACCGGCGGTCCGACTCCCAAGAAGAAGTACTACGATTTTGCCACCTATCTCGTCACCCAGCTCACTTTTACCTTTACGACGCTGCCCTTTTTGATTCTCGGCTTCGGCGACTCCCTCCGCGCGTGGGCCAATGTAAACTTTTACGCGTTTGCCTGGACCCttgccgccatggcctttttTGCATCGCCCGGAAAGGtggtgctgaagaagaagctcgaggcTCGCCAGGGCAAGGCTAG